In Rhodoligotrophos appendicifer, the sequence GACGCTCGCAATTCTCCTAGGAGGGTTTCAGCGCTTAAGCAGACTCCTGATCCGCTCCTCGATGCCTTGGAGGTCATAGGGTCGGTTCTCCGATACGCGCTTAGCGTCGGAGTGCTTCGCTTGGGCTGGACCGGGTTCCGGTTGCGACTTTGGCCGCCAACGTCATCGGCGGCATTGCCATGGGCATCTTGGCAGGCTGGTTCGCCTTCAGGGGCGGCGGGCCTCAGGCATAGCGGCTGTTTCTAACGACCGGTCTGACGGGCGGCGTCACAACCTTTTCCACCTTCTTGCTTGGAACGGTTCTACTCTTCGAAGAGGGCCGGATCGATGCGGTAGCCGGCTACGTCGCGGTATCTGTCGTGTTGCAATCCTGGCGGCTGTCCTCGCTCGTCCGCGCGAACAACTGAGGGAGACGGTCAATATGGGCAACTATGTTCTTCCGTGGCAGGCTTGGGCCCTGCTGTCGGCTGCCTTCGCTGCGTTAACTGCCATCCTCGCAAAGGTGGGCGTCGAGAACGTCAATTCGGACTTCGCTACGTTGGTCCGAACCTGCGTGATCGTGGTGTTGCTGGGCGGGATCCTGTGGGCTACGGGCAACTGGCAGCCGCCCGCCACCGTGCCGGGCCGGACTTGGGTGTTCCTATTCCTGTCCGGCCTCGCGACGGGCGCGTCATGGCTTTGCTACTTCCGCGCCCTGAAACTCGGGGAAGCGTCGCAAGTCGCGCCGATCGACAAGCTTAGCGTGGTGCTGGTGGCCATCTTCGCCGTCAGCTTCCTCGGCGAGAAGCTGACCCTGCCGAACTGGCTCGGCATCTGCCTGATCGCGCTCGGCGCGGTGCTCGTCGCCTACAAGGGGTGACCGGGTGGAAGGCGTGTGCGATCTTTTACTTCGCCGGGTGTCCTGATTGTCGCTCTGGCGAACCTCGCCTATTTGGCGTCGAGTTTTCGGTCGCCCTATCGATCGGATCGGTCTCCCTCTTCGCAGATAGCATCGACTTGCTCGAAGAAGCCTCGGTGAATCTTCTCGACTTCTTCGCGCTCGGCTGGTTAGCCGCCCGGTCGCGCCTCCGAATGGGAACTTGCGCTGATTTTTCTGGTTCCAGCCATCGCCACGCTCTGGACGGCGTGGGACAAGTTCCTCGATCCCGTTCCGCCGCAGCCCTTCGCGCTATCGGTCAAGGGGCTGGGCGCCCTCGCCGTCAACCTCGCCTGCGCCTACCTCCTAGCGGCGTGGCGGCACTGAATTCAGACGATCAAAGCAGACGTCCGTAAGCTGAACTCTTTTCAGACAACGGTTCCGACAAGCGCGCCGATCCCAGCGGTCAACGCCATCGCGAAGGCGCCCCAGAACGTGACGCGCAGCGTCGCCTTCATGACGTTTGCCCCTCCTGCCTTCGCGCCGATCGCACCGAGAAAGGCCAGGAAGAGCAGGGATGCTGCTGACACGACCCAGATCAGCGACGATGTCGGCGCAACGAGTACCATCGCCAGCGGCATCCCCGCTCCGACGGCGAAGGTCGCCGCTGACGTTAATGCTGCCTGGATCGGCCGCGCCGCTGTCATCTCGGAAATGCCGAGCTCAGCCAGGGCGTGGGCGCCAAGCGCATCCTTCGCCATCAGCTGGACCGCGACCTGCCGTGCAAGCTCTTCCGTCAAGCCGCGCTTGACGTAGATCTGCGCCAGTTCCGCCTTCTCGAATTCAGGATGGGTTTCCAGTTCCAGCCGCTCGCGGTCGAGATCGGCGTTCTCGGTATCGGACTGCGAACTCACGGACACATACTCTCCGGCCGCCATCGACATGGCACCAGCTACCAGCCCTGCCACACCTGCGACGAGGATCTCCGAAGTGCCGGCTGTCGCGGAAGCTACCCCAACGATGAGGCTTGCAGTGGAAACGATCCCGTCATTGGCGCCAAGCACGGCTGCTCGAAGCCAGCCGATCCGCGAAACGAGATGGTTTTCCCGGTGCAACCTGCTCATGCCTGTCTCCGGATGGTTCCGTTCAGCTCAGTTGCGGCGGCGACGGTGTTCGAGATTGTGCCGTATTTTCGGACATTCTTGTGCAGCAGTTCGAGACGCTGGTCCGACTCCCGGGTGTCGACCGTCAGCACGTAGTCGATGCAAAGCATCTTCGGAGGGTTGTCCTCCCGGACACCGTGGATTTCGACGCTGGCACCCTTGAATTCGAAGTGCAGCATCGGAGCGACGCGCTCAATCCCCTTGATCATGCAAGCCGCGACCGACGCGAGAAGCAGTTCCGCTGGGTTGAAGGCATCGGCGCGACCAGCAGGATCGGTATCGAGTTCGATCTGCGCGTTCTTGACCGTGGCAATCGCCCCATGAGCGTCTACCCGGCGGGCTTCGATCCTGTATTCGAGCAAGACGCACCCCTTTGTAAGCCCGCCCAACGGCGCGGGCTGATCTTCAACATAGCATTATGAGATTTCGGCACCTTGATTTGCATCATGAGATCCGCCTTGAGCGGCTCATTCGCCGACGAGATCACGGAACGGGCGCCACGTCCGGGGATTACGTCTCTGCTGGAGAGATGCGGAGCGCACGCAGCGCATTGAGGATGACGGCGACGTCGATTGCCTCTTGAAGGAGCGCGCCTTGAACGGGAGTGAGGTAGCCGAACGCCGCCGCGATCATGCCCAGCACTGACAAGCCGATGCCTGCAACCACGCTTTCCAGCGCGATGCGGCGTGCGCCACGGGCTATCTCGATCCCTGGCCCAAGCCTGTCCACACGGTCGACCAGCAGAACCACGTCGG encodes:
- a CDS encoding VIT1/CCC1 transporter family protein: MSRLHRENHLVSRIGWLRAAVLGANDGIVSTASLIVGVASATAGTSEILVAGVAGLVAGAMSMAAGEYVSVSSQSDTENADLDRERLELETHPEFEKAELAQIYVKRGLTEELARQVAVQLMAKDALGAHALAELGISEMTAARPIQAALTSAATFAVGAGMPLAMVLVAPTSSLIWVVSAASLLFLAFLGAIGAKAGGANVMKATLRVTFWGAFAMALTAGIGALVGTVV
- a CDS encoding OsmC family protein; this translates as MLEYRIEARRVDAHGAIATVKNAQIELDTDPAGRADAFNPAELLLASVAACMIKGIERVAPMLHFEFKGASVEIHGVREDNPPKMLCIDYVLTVDTRESDQRLELLHKNVRKYGTISNTVAAATELNGTIRRQA
- a CDS encoding EamA family transporter, whose amino-acid sequence is MGNYVLPWQAWALLSAAFAALTAILAKVGVENVNSDFATLVRTCVIVVLLGGILWATGNWQPPATVPGRTWVFLFLSGLATGASWLCYFRALKLGEASQVAPIDKLSVVLVAIFAVSFLGEKLTLPNWLGICLIALGAVLVAYKG